ACGCAGCACCGAGTCCAGGTCCTCCCCGGCGGCCAATTGGCCCAGGGCGGCGTGATAGAAGGCAAAAATCGCGTCCTGGGGGTCATGGCGGCCGAGCACACGCAGCAGCACCTCGTTCAGATAAAAGCCGCACGGCAGGGCCCGCCCGCCCAGGGCGAAGGGGCGCCCGGCCGCCTCGCAGCCCGTCAGGGTCAGCACCTCGCCGCGCCCCACCACGCCGATCCAGATAGGTGCAAAGGGTTGCAGCAAGGCGCTTGCGGGGCTGCGGCCGCGGCGAGCCCCCTTCGCGATGGCCGGGAACCGACCGACACCAGCGGCGAACAGATCCAGCAACAGGCTGGTGTTGCCATAGTCACGCCGATGCAGGACCAGCGCGCGCAACAGACCAGCGTCACGACGCGCAGCCACGTTGGAACACCAGTAGGGCGAGGCACGGCTTCATACCAATAGAGGACGCTCTTTGCGCCGCTGTCGTTGTCGTTGTCGTTGTCGTTGTCGTTG
The DNA window shown above is from Candidatus Thiodictyon syntrophicum and carries:
- the recO gene encoding DNA repair protein RecO; amino-acid sequence: MAARRDAGLLRALVLHRRDYGNTSLLLDLFAAGVGRFPAIAKGARRGRSPASALLQPFAPIWIGVVGRGEVLTLTGCEAAGRPFALGGRALPCGFYLNEVLLRVLGRHDPQDAIFAFYHAALGQLAAGEDLDSVLRRFELRLLEALGYAPGLDLVADGGVAVEPDRHYLVEPGRGTRAAAADAPGERVCGATLLALARGETLGVAQAREARALLRRLLEPHLGPKPLKSRELFRRWQGRARAESCPQTNANERK